Genomic DNA from Alkalihalobacterium alkalinitrilicum:
TGGTCGACGATACTCGAGCTTTTATGGGATATTTGATAGACGGAGGACAAGCGTTTATTTACAATCAATATACCGAGTGGCGTGAATTTATTTTAAAAGCGAAATACCGTTCAATGGAAGGACAAAAAGTAGAAATCTTTTCTGGAAGCGAAAAATTAGCGGACGGAATTTTAGTCGATTACGAACTACGTGATCATCAATCTTTTCAAATCAAAAGTATTACGTTATTGACTCAATTTGGTGAAAGAGTTTTTGCACATGAGCTCTCGATAGCTGCGACAGGAGAATTTTTCTAAAGTTTTCAGGCAGCATATGATTAACCATTTTTTATTAAGGCGATTGATATTGCTTTGGGATATAGCCAAGCAAGCAGGTGCTTGGCTATTTGGGTATCTGCAAACACTCATCACTTTGTGAAAATCACTCTTCCCATTCACATCAAACAAAACAAAAGAGGCTGACTCCAATGACTCGCAAACCTCAAAATAGAGGAGTGGGAAACACCTATAGTCAACCTTTCTTCTTAAATTGTACATATCTCAACAGGACAGTCACCGCAATGTAGGTAATCTTTTAGGAATTGCATGTCTTTAATAACAATATGCCCTTCCTCAAGTTCAATGATATCTTCTTTCTTTAGATCATTGAGCATACGATTTACACTTTCTCTTGACGTACCAATAAAATTAGCTAAGTCCTGATTCGTTAAGTTTACATTAATTTTCACACCACTATCATGTTCTAAACCGTAAGAGTTAGAAAAGCGAATTAATGTTGAATAAATTGCACCTGTTTTTCCACATAATAAAAGGTCACGGAATTTAGCTTGTGTAGATTGTGTGTGCCTCGTAAACCACTTCATAAATGCCATCGCAATTTCACCATTTTGGCAAAATAACGCTTCTAGATGTGTACGTTCGAACCGTATAAGTTCTGCTTTTTCAACCACCTTCGCTGTTACGCTAATCGCCATTTCATTGAATAAGCCAACTTCACCGACCAGTTCATCTTTTTGTTTTAAATGTACCGAGAATTCTTTTCCATCAATCGTCATTTTACTTAAACTAACTTGACCCGATCGAACTAAATAAACAAATTCAGGGTAATCTCCTTCAACAAAAAGAACTGTACCCACATCTGCGATCACAGGTGTCCCTGCATCCAGTAGGATCTGCTGGTTTTCAGGAGACAATTCACTGAAAAACCTTTTCATTTCTACCGCTCGCTTCTCCACTATAGCTTCACTCCAATTTTACTTTCTTTTTATACATCATTAATTTTCATCTTGTTTTTACAGTTATAATAAAAATGGTATTTTATTGTCAGTCATCCAGTTCATTTCCATAATTTATGGATAACCTCCATATTTAATCATCAACCTTAATATTTTTATAACCTTTTCACTGTAAATACTGTAATTACATAAAAAGTTCTTATTGATGATGATACGCTAGCTTTTAGCTATTATCAATCGGTGAAATCCCTGAAAAATTCGGGGTTATTTTTCCTAATTATGACGCTTGTTGTCTAAAGGGAATGTTTGAATACAGTCCCTTATAACCTTATGAGCTTTAACATTATCGTTGAAATCTTATTCGTGTCCAAAACTCTTTCATACTTCATTTAATATATTTTCCCCACAAATGAGATCTTTTTATTAAAAAAAAGAACGGCAATTGATTTATATTATTTGGGTATGAAAGAAATCTTTCTATTACATCTTATCTTTCCAGGACAGGTTAAACTTTTTGGTAATAAATTAGTTTTTTCATTATTTTTTATCATGCACTATATGTATTCGATTTGTGAGTAAATGAAAAGCCAACAAGATTGTTGGCTTTTCATTTACTCACTGGTATATTCTAATTTACGCCATTTCAAAAATGTGATAAATGCGATTATCGCTGAAACAACACCAACTATAGTATATCCATAAATTTTTTCATATTCTAATCCTAAATAAGCCTCAATCGTCCATTGCAGCATGACGACATTTATCGCGATAGTTATAAATATAATACCCCAACATATTTTTTTACCCATGGCGAACTTTCCTTCCAATTGCATAAACGACTCCGTTTGAAATATCGATTTCAATTAATGGGAGTTCACGCTGAGGTGGTCCTGCCATCGGCTGCCCACTATGTAGATCAAAATAGCCTTTGTGACACGGACATACTAATTCTTCTTTCTCAGGCTCATAGAAAACAGGACACATTAAGTGTGGGCACGCACTATTATACGCTAACCAATCACCATTTTTCGTATGAATTAATAAAGCTGGATCGTTGTCAGTTGGATATTTAAATGTTACCGAGCTTCCTTTTGGTACATCGGCTGTCTTAGCAATCTCCGTTCGCTCAAACTCTTCTTCAGCCATTCCGAGCATCGCCCTTACTGAAAATGGAACTGTTGCAAGTCCTAGTGCAATTGATGTCCCTACTGCAGTTTTTAAAAAGGCACGGCGATTAAATTTCATATCATCATCGCGATTTAAATTATCGACGAGATTAATCATGTCATCGTTACTATCTTTTTTATTTAGACCGAGTTTCTTTTTATCTGTCATCTCTATCCCTCCTCTGGTCTTGAAATCTTATTAATCTGAATATACTCCGAAAAACTCAGGTACATATTGCCATTTATCTTGCTCAGTAGGTTTTTTTCCTTCAATTAAATTCATTTGTGTACGACGTCTTCGTAACGCTTGCATTTCATCAAAGTCGATAAAGCGAATGGCATCACTTGGACAAACTGATGCACACATCGGGGAAATCCCGTATTGCGTTCTGTCGTAACACATATCACATTTGTACATTTTATTTTCTTCAAAATCGAATTTAGGTATTCCGAATGGACATCCAAATGTACAGTTTCGACAACCGATACACTTTTCTTCCATTGCCGAGAGTACAACACCTTCTTCTGTAATTTGGATCGCATTTGCTGGACATACACGTGCACAAGCTGGATCTTTACATTGCATACAGAGCATTGGGAACGTATGTCTGCTCTCCATGAAGTCAACATATTCTACATAGTTCCGCTCTTTCGCATCATGCCCACCACATTCGCGGCACGCCGCTTGACACGAGCGGCAGCCGATACACCTTTCAAACTCTAAATACATGACTTTTTTCATTTTGCAAACACTCCTCTATTTCGTTTCGTTTAAGGCCTTTTTCATTTTTACCGAACATACTTTAAATTCAGGCATTCTTGAAACTGGATCCAATGCTGGGTTAGTTAACTGGTTAATCGCAAGTTCTTTTCCCCAATGGTAAGGAACAAATACAGTATCTTCTCGGATTGCTTTTGTTAAGCGTACATCCAACTCCATTTCTGAACGCCTTGTTGTTAATGTCACTTTGTCTCCATTCGCAAGTCCATATTGACTAGCAAGGGCTGGGTGCATTTCCGCATATGGTGTTGGGCATTGCTCCATTAAAAATTTCGTTCGTCTCGTTTGACTTCCTGATAAAAAGTGGAAGACTACGCGTCCAGTTGTTAAATACAATGGGAACTCTTCATCGGGTACTTCACCTGAGTCGCGGTAGTCAACGATTGGAAGAATAGCTTTACCATCTGGTGTTCCAAATTTTTCTTTAAACATCGTCGGTGTTCCAGGATGATCCTCAGAAGGACAAGGCCAAAATACTCCGTCTTCGTTATCAATTCGTTCATACGTAATTCCGTAATAATCCGCTTTACCACCTTTAGATGCTAAACGGAACTCATCAAAGATTTCACGTGGATTGTTATAGTTAAATAAATGACCTTTATCCATACGCTCTGCGATCACCTTCATAATTTGCCAATCTGTTTTTGACTCACCAATTGGATCTTTTACTTTACGAATACGAATCACACGACCTTCGAGGTTTGTTGTCGTTCCTTCATCTTCTGCCCAAGAAGTAACTGGAAGAATAACATCAGCAAATTCCGCTGTCTCTGACATAAAGAAGTCACTCACGACTAAGAAATCTAATTTTCTAAATCCATTCCAAATATGTTCAAGGTTAGGTGCAGATACGGCTGGGTTACTACACATCACGTGCATCCCGCGAATGCGCCCTTCTTCAATTTCATCAAACATCTCATAAGCAGATACTCCTGCTTTTGGCATATCTGCAGGGTCAATACCCCATACGCTAGACACGTATTTTACCGCTTCAGGATCTGATATTTTACGATAACCTGGTAATGCATCTGCTTTTTGACCATGCTCACGTCCTCCTTGACCGTTCGCTTGACCTGTAAAAGTAGCTACACCTGAGGCAAATTTGCCAATTTGTCCTCTTAATAGTGCCATTGATGTGTAAAGACGTACATTGTCGACACCTTTTGATTGCTGTTCAATTCCACGAGCAAACATGACAACGGAACGAGGAGATCGTCCAAAGATATGTGCTGCTTTCACAAGTTTTTCAATCGTAATTCCTGTGATTTCAGATGTAAATTCAGGAGTAAAATGCTCGACAGCTTGTTTCAATTCTTCATAATTGTTACAACGCTCATTCACATATGCTTCATCTACATACCCTTCTTTGATAAGAAGGTGAAGCATTCCACTAGCTAATGTGTCATCTGTTCCAGGTCTTAAATCGAGATGAACATCGGCAATTCGAGCGGTTGGTGTTTCACGCGGATCAGCTACAATCATCTTTGCTCCTTTATCTCTTGCTTTCCATAACCATTGAATACTCGTTGGGTGACATTCTGCTGTGTTTGACCCTGCCATAAAGAAACAATCGGTATGCTCTAACTCTGGCCAAGGTAAAGTTGAACCTCGATCGGTTCCAAGGGTTGCC
This window encodes:
- a CDS encoding 4Fe-4S dicluster domain-containing protein codes for the protein MKKVMYLEFERCIGCRSCQAACRECGGHDAKERNYVEYVDFMESRHTFPMLCMQCKDPACARVCPANAIQITEEGVVLSAMEEKCIGCRNCTFGCPFGIPKFDFEENKMYKCDMCYDRTQYGISPMCASVCPSDAIRFIDFDEMQALRRRRTQMNLIEGKKPTEQDKWQYVPEFFGVYSD
- a CDS encoding ubiquinol-cytochrome c reductase iron-sulfur subunit, whose product is MTDKKKLGLNKKDSNDDMINLVDNLNRDDDMKFNRRAFLKTAVGTSIALGLATVPFSVRAMLGMAEEEFERTEIAKTADVPKGSSVTFKYPTDNDPALLIHTKNGDWLAYNSACPHLMCPVFYEPEKEELVCPCHKGYFDLHSGQPMAGPPQRELPLIEIDISNGVVYAIGRKVRHG
- a CDS encoding molybdopterin oxidoreductase family protein, whose protein sequence is MTDYLVKDGVKNLIHEGEKLITTHCCYCGMQCGMHIRLDEKTNKVVGVEPRYDWPVTLGKMCPKGVTAYQTIDHEERITKPLIKKNGQFVEATWDEALDLIEKNFKKLQKEHGKDALSVFGGVSMTNEKCYLVGKYARAVLGTRYVDYNGRFCMSSAAGGFMATLGTDRGSTLPWPELEHTDCFFMAGSNTAECHPTSIQWLWKARDKGAKMIVADPRETPTARIADVHLDLRPGTDDTLASGMLHLLIKEGYVDEAYVNERCNNYEELKQAVEHFTPEFTSEITGITIEKLVKAAHIFGRSPRSVVMFARGIEQQSKGVDNVRLYTSMALLRGQIGKFASGVATFTGQANGQGGREHGQKADALPGYRKISDPEAVKYVSSVWGIDPADMPKAGVSAYEMFDEIEEGRIRGMHVMCSNPAVSAPNLEHIWNGFRKLDFLVVSDFFMSETAEFADVILPVTSWAEDEGTTTNLEGRVIRIRKVKDPIGESKTDWQIMKVIAERMDKGHLFNYNNPREIFDEFRLASKGGKADYYGITYERIDNEDGVFWPCPSEDHPGTPTMFKEKFGTPDGKAILPIVDYRDSGEVPDEEFPLYLTTGRVVFHFLSGSQTRRTKFLMEQCPTPYAEMHPALASQYGLANGDKVTLTTRRSEMELDVRLTKAIREDTVFVPYHWGKELAINQLTNPALDPVSRMPEFKVCSVKMKKALNETK
- a CDS encoding Crp/Fnr family transcriptional regulator — protein: MEKRAVEMKRFFSELSPENQQILLDAGTPVIADVGTVLFVEGDYPEFVYLVRSGQVSLSKMTIDGKEFSVHLKQKDELVGEVGLFNEMAISVTAKVVEKAELIRFERTHLEALFCQNGEIAMAFMKWFTRHTQSTQAKFRDLLLCGKTGAIYSTLIRFSNSYGLEHDSGVKINVNLTNQDLANFIGTSRESVNRMLNDLKKEDIIELEEGHIVIKDMQFLKDYLHCGDCPVEICTI